One window of Suricata suricatta isolate VVHF042 chromosome 6, meerkat_22Aug2017_6uvM2_HiC, whole genome shotgun sequence genomic DNA carries:
- the LOC115294061 gene encoding olfactory receptor 2L13-like — protein MEENKTVTTDFILLGLWPEFSHLVILICLILLVYLMAVMGNAVLILLIWLDSRLHCPMYFLLSQLSLIDMALISTTVPKMATNFFSGKRTISQIGCGAQILFSLTLGISECLLLTLMSYDRYIAICNPLRYSVIMSRTICKQMVIGSWLGGAITSLVHTVYAMHLPICRPREIPHFLCEVMALLKLTCEDISAYVNSVVVSSFLVVLIPLSLILASYIRIFLAVVHMNSPEGKNKALATCFSHLCVVSLYFGPAVLVYMRPGSFKTPQINQSLFMFNAILTPMLNPLIYSLRNKDVIAAMKSIFISRCFLERVKSYRGCYT, from the coding sequence ATGGAGGAAAACAAGACTGTCACTACAGATTTTATTCTCTTGGGGCTCTGGCCTGAGTTCAGCCACCTTGTGATCCTTATCTGTCTCATTCTTCTGGTCTACCTTATGGCTGTGATGGGCAATGCGGTTCTCATTCTTCTCATCTGGTTGGATTCTCGACTCCACTGTCCTATGTACTTCTTGCTCAGCCAGCTTTCCCTTATTGATATGGCTTTGATCTCAACTACTGTCCCCAAAATGGCTACAAACTTTTTCTCAGGAAAAAGAACCATATCTCAGATTGGCTGTGGAGCCCAGATCTTATTCAGCTTAACCCTAGGAATCTCTGAATGCCTTCTGCTTACCCTCATGTCCTATGACCGCTACATTGCCATCTGCAATCCACTGCGTTATTCAGTCATTATGAGCCGTACCATCTGTAAACAGATGGTCATTGGGTCCTGGCTCGGAGGGGCAATAACTTCGCTGGTTCATACAGTCTATGCCATGCACTTACCCATCTGTCGTCCTCGAGAGATCCCACACTTCTTGTGTGAGGTAATGGCACTCCTGAAGCTCACTTGTGAGGACATCTCAGCATATGTAAATTCAGTGGTGGTCTCAAGCTTTCTGGTGGTCCTCATCCCTCTGAGTCTCATCCTGGCTTCCTACATCCGTATATTCCTTGCTGTTGTCCACATGAATTCTCCTGAAGGCAAGAACAAGGCCTTGGCCACATGCTTCTCCCATCTCTGTGTGGTCAGTCTCTACTTTGGTCCTGCTGTATTAGTCTACATGAGGCCAGGATCCTTTAAAACTCCCCAAATAAACCAGTCCCTCTTTATGTTTAACGCCATCCTTACCCCTATGCTTAACCCCCTCATCTATAGCCTGAGAAACAAGGATGTGATAGCAGCTATGAAGAGTATATTCATCAGTAGATGCTTCCTAGAAAGGGTGAAAAGCTACCGAGGTTGCTATACCTAA
- the LOC115294063 gene encoding olfactory receptor 2AJ1-like, with protein sequence MEKMNETLSTDFILLGLFPGIKHVDLLVSAVLLIYTIAITGNTTLILLIWADPHLHTSMYFLLSQLSLIDLAFISSIAPKMMVNFFTGKRKISLISCGIQIFFTLTLGIAECLLLTFMAYDRYVAICNPLKYPVIISLQVSQKMTIGSWVGGTLASLVHTAYAMHFPLCGPRELHHFFCEVKAILKLSCEDISAYEKGVVVTSIVVVLLPLSFILTSYTLIFLQVLKINSREGRSKALATCSSHLTMVIFYYGPAMLIYMRSGSSHTPIMNQALFMFDTILTPMLNPLIYSLRNREVVASMKKVLGKCSIQNRFPCFDD encoded by the coding sequence ATGGAGAAAATGAATGAGACGTTGAGCACAGACTTCATTCTCCTGGGCCTTTTCCCTGGAATTAAACATGTTGACCTCCTTGTCTCTGCTGTCCTACTCATCTACACCATTGCTATCACAGGAAACACCACTTTGATCCTCCTGATCTGGGCAGATCCACACCTCCACACTTCCATGTATTTTCTGCTTAGCCAACTCTCTCTCATTGACCTGGCTTTCATATCTAGCATAGCCCCAAAAATGATGGTTAACTttttcacaggaaaaaggaagatTTCCCTGATCAGCTGTGGGATCCAGATCTTCTTCACCTTGACTCTGGGGATTGCTGAGTGTCTACTCTTGACCTTCATGGCTTATGATCgttatgtggccatctgcaatcCTCTCAAATATCCAGTTATTATCAGCCTCCAGGTCTCCCAGAAAATGACCATTGGGTCCTGGGTGGGAGGGACGCTGGCATCCTTGGTCCACACAGCCTATGCCATGCACTTTCCCCTCTGTGGCCCCCGGGAACTCCACCACTTCTTCTGTGAGGTCAAGGCCATCTTGAAGCTATCTTGTGAGGACATCTCAGCCTATGAGAAGGGGGTAGTAGTTACCAGCATTGTTGTGGTTTTGCTCCCCCTAAGCTTCATCTTGACTTCCTATACCCTCATCTTCCTGCAGGTCTTGAAAATAAACTCCCGGGAAGGCAGGAGCAAGGCCCTGGCTACCTGTTCCTCCCATCTGACCATGGTCATCTTTTACTATGGCCCAGCCATGCTGATATACATGAGGTCCGGATCTTCCCACACCCCCATCATGAACCAGGCTCTCTTTATGTTCGACACCATCCTCACTCCCATGTTGAATCCCCTCATCTACAGTCTAAGGAATAGGGAGGTTGTAGCCTCAATGAAGAAGGTGCTGGGGAAATGCTCCATTCAAAATAGGTTTCCATGTTTCGATGACTAG